One Triticum dicoccoides isolate Atlit2015 ecotype Zavitan chromosome 3B, WEW_v2.0, whole genome shotgun sequence genomic window, ATTCAGCTCAAGTATAACTGGAGGGTCATATGTTTTGATAGTTGGAATGGATTTGGAGCATCCGCTGTTCTTGGATCAGTAGCTGCAGTGCTTCCATCTAGGAGAACCACTCTGGAACCTCTTGACAAAATAATCTTTGTAGATTGCTCAAAGTGGAAAAATAGAAGAGGAGTGCAGAGGGCAATTGCAGAGGAACTACAACTTGATCGCTCTGTAATGGCTATTCTAGATGagcaagatgaagatgatgatttTTGGGGACATGGTGAAAGCTCGAGGATTGAGATATATAGTGTTAGTCAAGTAATTCATCGGATCCTGAGGAATGTCAAATTTATAATGATTTTTCTTAATGGGAGTGATGACGAAGTTGACGTAGGTCTCATGGGTATTCCTCTAGGAAGGTATTATGAAAACAGCATGATGATATGGGCCTTCAGCAGAAGCCGCCTGATGATGCTTGACGACCATTCCGAGGTAGCAAAAAAGCTAAGATATACTCAGGTTTTCTGTCATTGCTCTATCAAAGACATGAGAAGCTCTCAGTTTCGTGGACTGCTACATCAAGAAGCTGCTACCATCGTTGCTCGCAACCCATGTATGATGGACATTGACCCAACAATTGTTGCAGATTGCTGTCTCTATGAGTTATTCCTGCACTATAATTTCCACACCTTCAGTAAACTTGGTTGGGTTTCTCATGCTTCCAACTATTGGATATGCAACGCAACCATACAAGGGGACAGAGCAAGGGATATCAGTAATGCATTGCATCGAGAGATAAATTGGAAGTGTGACACTTTTCTGCTTGACCATGTTCTTAAAATGTTCATGAAACATTCGGAGCCTCCTTTTTTGGTAATTAAAGATGATGATGTCTATGAAGAAGGCCCATACAATTGGATTTCGGTCACGTCAAGAGATGCAGAAGTACATGGTATGAAGACAATACCTGCAACGGCATCATCTTTCTTCTTGGCATTTGAAATATCCAAACACCCACCAGCTTTACCAGATGGATTTTTTGATCATTGCAGCAAGCTCGGCGTGCTGGTTCTCTACTGTTGTTCCTTCAGTTTTGCTTCACCTTCTTTCCTGGAGTGTCGTGGCCTAAGATTCCTTGGACTGGACCATTGTACAGATGACAAAACTATTGGAGGAGAGAATCATGCAGTTTGGTTAAGTCTGTATAGCTTGTGGGTGCTGGACCTGCGTTACACCGATTGGAATGAAATCTTATCCAAGGAAATGTTAAATCTCATGAAAAATATCAGAGAGTTAAATATAGAGGGAGTCAGGGGCTGGCAATACACTACTGAGCTACAAGGGCGATTACCTAACCTCCAGAGGCTCAGAATAATCAAACCGACGTGTCAATGGGAGACCTCAGAGGATGTCGATAACTCCTTTACGGATAAGAAAAGTATAGAAATACTTGACTTGTCTGGCAATTGTGACATGAAAATTCTTCCACCAAGCCTATCGAAGGCAACTAGCCTCCGGTTGCTTGTACTTGATGGTTGTGATGGACTAGAAAGCATTGGTAGGCTCCCTCCCTCCCTTGAATCATTTAGCTTCAATGGATATGGGCCAGCTTCTCAATGGACAGAAACTGCTGAGCTACCTTCAAAACAATTTCTTCCATCCAGCAGAACAGATAATAAGGATGTCAGAATATCCAAGATCTCCTTAGCAGGCTGCACCCAGTTGGGGAATTTGTACTTGTGTTGGCTACCCAACCTAGTGGAATTGGACCTCTCTGGAACATCAATCAAGATACTTGACTTCAAGACTATGGTGGTGCAAATCCCAAGGCTCAAGCGGCTGTTTCTAATAGGATGCAAGCACCTTCGTGCAATAACCTTTTTGCACGAGAGTGTTCCTGA contains:
- the LOC119274274 gene encoding uncharacterized protein LOC119274274; translated protein: MNEPIDWSVYAQDVDEATEGIFKVIQLKYNWRVICFDSWNGFGASAVLGSVAAVLPSRRTTLEPLDKIIFVDCSKWKNRRGVQRAIAEELQLDRSVMAILDEQDEDDDFWGHGESSRIEIYSVSQVIHRILRNVKFIMIFLNGSDDEVDVGLMGIPLGRYYENSMMIWAFSRSRLMMLDDHSEVAKKLRYTQVFCHCSIKDMRSSQFRGLLHQEAATIVARNPCMMDIDPTIVADCCLYELFLHYNFHTFSKLGWVSHASNYWICNATIQGDRARDISNALHREINWKCDTFLLDHVLKMFMKHSEPPFLVIKDDDVYEEGPYNWISVTSRDAEVHGMKTIPATASSFFLAFEISKHPPALPDGFFDHCSKLGVLVLYCCSFSFASPSFLECRGLRFLGLDHCTDDKTIGGENHAVWLSLYSLWVLDLRYTDWNEILSKEMLNLMKNIRELNIEGVRGWQYTTELQGRLPNLQRLRIIKPTCQWETSEDVDNSFTDKKSIEILDLSGNCDMKILPPSLSKATSLRLLVLDGCDGLESIGRLPPSLESFSFNGYGPASQWTETAELPSKQFLPSSRTDNKDVRISKISLAGCTQLGNLYLCWLPNLVELDLSGTSIKILDFKTMVVQIPRLKRLFLIGCKHLRAITFLHESVPDLELLCVDTRAGIVCPLRPSISKNKPFRLQVHGVVVDARLTHSLSNLIINYIQGDVHFNIHVTSSPMYDGVIQFEATSKDMIGPSDQESLQLIPTGRYSDVLGMVGVVPVQAFPQPPTTKFDRHVEIADGSFYVERELDEALGELMEKRAESLHVHDVLVHAILPKYRSWMKLRWCCVERCPKVDTVFPGNPYRFTALETFWVSDVLMARSIFSKGSRFNRYGEIGSFKNLQHLQLRSCPSLQFVLPLWVSSFPSLETLHIIHCGDLNHIFILDEEYPEEITSHGVLFPKLTAIHMHDLPKLQEICEVKMVAPMLESLKIRGCWSLRRLPSVGARGQGEKKPTVEIEKDVCGALEWDAGHHPDHFEAPVHSRYYKEKLPRVSVLR